Proteins from a genomic interval of Rubinisphaera italica:
- a CDS encoding serine/threonine protein kinase, whose translation MDSKKSSADRHPKTTHEISAIFLKQYPLCFQKFLRDIENESANDLIVYLEYDPVEEADRDKVFYQLMSYVVKTCLDQGTLKDEQEYTSKYPSFRDVIKKCFSSLLKISQKTEVEEFLTSGGMGDIYKGRYYLYEGSRVWNPCIIKIARHEDIKNYQQQQFTTYGHSIDFEQAQKDLSDRFFREVNITNKIGQPWGVQAYEAGWVSGRSHNGVFLCLEFIDGLNFKQFHEKLQQQCGASLSVGAICELIAQVAEAMQRFHNFIIHRDIKPQNLMVVLRGGDGHRFARVIDFGIAKYVEKDNSIFHNISESFNINDVENAKRENCFRGTPDYAPPEQFFDSTGVDCLVDLYALGCTMFELLDVSNAPPLCSQGYSSGANARDLNALQKLHEQGLPEVKFRHKDNPKVRQVLKKMTAPNLMLRYQNAARLLEDLAPLRNHEQLAQAVQAIADNTEYKNPDAKRSWSIKSLLGR comes from the coding sequence ATGGATTCTAAAAAATCATCTGCAGATCGACATCCCAAAACCACACATGAGATCTCCGCAATCTTTCTGAAACAATATCCTCTGTGTTTTCAGAAGTTTCTCCGAGATATCGAAAACGAATCTGCAAACGACTTAATCGTCTATCTGGAATACGATCCCGTCGAAGAGGCGGATCGTGATAAAGTTTTTTATCAGTTGATGTCTTATGTTGTGAAGACCTGTTTGGATCAAGGTACACTCAAAGACGAACAGGAATACACGAGTAAGTATCCCAGTTTTCGCGACGTGATTAAAAAATGCTTTAGCTCTCTGCTCAAGATCAGCCAGAAAACGGAAGTGGAAGAGTTCCTGACAAGTGGAGGAATGGGGGATATCTACAAAGGAAGATATTATTTGTATGAAGGTTCGAGGGTCTGGAATCCTTGCATCATCAAGATTGCCCGTCATGAAGATATTAAAAACTATCAACAACAGCAGTTTACAACGTACGGACATTCCATCGATTTTGAACAGGCTCAAAAAGATCTTTCCGATCGTTTTTTTCGAGAGGTGAATATCACCAACAAGATTGGACAGCCATGGGGTGTCCAGGCATACGAAGCGGGTTGGGTTTCGGGGCGTTCTCACAATGGCGTGTTTCTGTGCCTGGAATTCATTGACGGTTTGAATTTCAAGCAATTCCATGAAAAATTACAGCAGCAGTGCGGAGCAAGTTTGAGTGTGGGAGCGATCTGCGAGCTAATTGCCCAAGTCGCTGAGGCAATGCAAAGATTTCATAATTTCATCATCCATCGAGACATCAAACCTCAGAATCTGATGGTGGTTCTGCGGGGTGGAGACGGGCATCGCTTTGCAAGAGTAATTGATTTCGGAATTGCTAAATATGTGGAGAAAGATAACAGTATCTTCCACAACATTAGCGAGTCCTTCAACATAAATGATGTTGAAAATGCAAAACGGGAAAACTGTTTTCGAGGAACTCCAGATTATGCACCACCAGAACAATTTTTTGATTCAACAGGTGTGGATTGCCTGGTCGACCTGTATGCATTGGGCTGCACGATGTTTGAACTACTTGACGTGAGCAATGCCCCACCCCTTTGCTCACAGGGTTATTCATCGGGTGCCAATGCACGAGACCTGAATGCTCTACAAAAGTTGCATGAGCAGGGATTACCGGAAGTTAAATTTCGACACAAAGATAACCCTAAGGTCCGACAAGTCCTCAAAAAAATGACGGCTCCCAATCTGATGCTCCGCTACCAGAATGCTGCAAGGCTGCTGGAGGATTTGGCCCCATTACGAAATCATGAACAGTTGGCACAGGCCGTACAAGCCATTGCTGACAACACGGAATACAAAAATCCTGATGCTAAACGAAGTTGGTCGATCAAGTCTTTGCTAGGGCGATAA
- a CDS encoding DUF1559 domain-containing protein, with product MKVRKFSKSLQRCGFTLIELLVVIAIIAILVALLLPAVQQAREAARRSSCKNNLKQIALGMHNYHDTHRVFPPGYIQQTTGTTASPPSEWNRCMTRVDGGPAGSGNGNRDSWGWGTFILPFIEESALYDVLQPDGCRMPGAGADYNGATNPLQSQVDTYLCPTSPNEGRSTNNFLSNYAVSNYVVNRDMGRNKSKIRMRDVTDGTSNVLFLSERHMNLRGSDDTAATRSRELRGMGALAFGTDGSATLWAVGFDGRYPPNTWYSGNRSCCGNATASQTAVSSLHRGGVQVAMVDGSVRFVSENIDDDGSNDNQANPGYDTRHTWPALCTLNDGNVVGEF from the coding sequence ATGAAAGTTCGCAAATTTTCAAAGTCACTGCAACGATGCGGTTTTACGTTAATCGAGCTTCTTGTTGTTATCGCAATCATCGCCATACTGGTGGCATTATTGCTGCCCGCTGTGCAACAGGCGCGTGAAGCGGCTCGTCGTTCAAGTTGTAAGAACAATTTGAAACAGATCGCGTTAGGGATGCACAACTATCATGATACGCACCGTGTATTCCCTCCAGGCTATATTCAGCAAACAACTGGGACTACAGCTTCACCTCCTTCTGAGTGGAACCGATGTATGACACGGGTTGATGGTGGCCCCGCTGGCAGCGGAAACGGTAATCGTGACTCATGGGGCTGGGGAACTTTTATTCTGCCGTTCATTGAAGAAAGTGCACTCTACGATGTGCTTCAACCTGATGGCTGTCGGATGCCAGGAGCAGGGGCAGATTACAACGGAGCAACCAATCCGCTGCAATCACAAGTTGATACCTATCTCTGTCCCACTAGCCCTAATGAAGGCCGCAGTACTAATAATTTTCTGTCAAATTATGCTGTAAGCAATTACGTGGTCAATAGAGACATGGGCCGAAACAAGTCGAAAATTCGTATGCGGGATGTTACCGATGGGACTTCGAATGTACTCTTTCTGAGTGAACGACATATGAATCTGCGGGGATCAGACGACACGGCAGCGACACGTAGCAGAGAACTTCGAGGGATGGGTGCGTTAGCCTTTGGAACCGACGGGAGTGCAACTCTGTGGGCAGTAGGCTTTGATGGCAGATATCCTCCAAATACATGGTACTCAGGAAACAGGAGTTGCTGCGGAAATGCAACAGCATCACAAACTGCAGTGAGCAGTTTACATCGAGGTGGCGTTCAGGTTGCTATGGTTGACGGAAGTGTTCGATTTGTGAGTGAAAACATCGACGACGATGGCTCAAATGATAATCAGGCCAATCCAGGTTACGACACAAGGCATACATGGCCAGCACTCTGTACACTCAATGATGGAAATGTCGTTGGAGAGTTTTAA
- a CDS encoding SGNH/GDSL hydrolase family protein, which yields MNSPRLLTLLTLLLMLSAFPAAAADNTSSLQLTLPPTFYAVPGVEMNIYYDNIVLTETPEKYRFEVRCEIGTAEQTRWTITPTPSDVGQHPLSVKVTDANGTILGTAKTILHVSAANSGSNRDTFRLLIIGDSLTHATAYSNEIARLLSTPGNPEWQMLGTHKPKSAAAGVAHEGYGGWTWQRFVSQYEPNPDGTHSKRSSPFVYLDKDGKPGLDFKRYFKEEFNGNTPDTVVIMLGINDCFSANQDAIDEKIDGMFTQADLFIKELQAAVPQAEVGICLTTPGNSRQKAFFANYKDRYSRWGWKKIQHRLVQRQIEKYAGCEKENLFLVPTELNLDIVNGYPVNNGVHPNNIGYQQIGVSIYSWLKSRLEE from the coding sequence ATGAACTCCCCCCGATTGCTGACCCTTTTAACACTCCTCTTGATGCTGTCAGCGTTCCCCGCAGCCGCAGCAGACAATACAAGTTCTCTACAGCTGACGTTACCGCCCACGTTTTACGCGGTGCCCGGCGTGGAGATGAATATCTACTATGACAACATTGTGCTGACTGAAACACCAGAAAAATATCGGTTTGAAGTCCGTTGTGAAATCGGTACTGCCGAGCAGACTCGCTGGACCATCACGCCGACACCGTCTGATGTTGGCCAGCATCCTTTATCGGTCAAAGTGACTGACGCCAACGGGACGATCCTGGGAACAGCGAAAACAATCCTACATGTTTCAGCGGCTAATTCCGGTTCCAATCGCGACACCTTTCGGTTGTTAATTATCGGTGACAGCTTAACACACGCAACCGCATACTCCAACGAAATCGCCCGGCTCCTCTCAACACCCGGAAATCCGGAATGGCAAATGCTGGGCACGCACAAACCGAAATCAGCCGCCGCGGGCGTCGCTCATGAAGGTTACGGTGGCTGGACTTGGCAACGGTTCGTCTCGCAGTACGAGCCAAATCCAGATGGTACCCATAGTAAACGCAGCAGCCCATTCGTGTATCTAGACAAGGACGGCAAGCCGGGCCTCGATTTCAAACGCTACTTCAAAGAAGAATTCAACGGCAACACGCCAGACACGGTCGTCATTATGCTGGGTATCAACGATTGTTTTTCTGCGAATCAGGACGCCATAGATGAAAAAATCGATGGCATGTTCACCCAGGCTGATCTCTTCATCAAAGAGCTGCAAGCTGCCGTGCCACAGGCAGAGGTGGGAATTTGTTTGACCACACCCGGGAATTCTCGTCAGAAAGCATTTTTTGCCAACTACAAGGATCGCTATAGTCGTTGGGGTTGGAAGAAAATTCAGCACCGGTTAGTACAAAGGCAAATCGAAAAATACGCAGGCTGTGAAAAAGAAAACCTGTTCCTCGTCCCCACCGAATTAAACCTGGATATTGTCAATGGCTACCCCGTGAACAATGGCGTCCATCCCAACAATATCGGTTACCAGCAAATCGGGGTGAGTATTTATTCGTGGTTGAAGTCTCGGTTAGAAGAGTGA